Part of the Diprion similis isolate iyDipSimi1 chromosome 10, iyDipSimi1.1, whole genome shotgun sequence genome, ATGAagttatcataatttttgacatacattttttcttcgtgATTATTTTCtgttacaaaatgaaaaaaaatatacatttataatttGTATCCGAATAGATGGCCCTCGGCGAAATTCACTGTTTGCAAAAAATGAGACACCCGAATATTATTGCATATCACGATGCCTGGACTGAGGGAAGTCGTATTTACATTCGGATGGAATATGCTAGTCGTGGTACGCTGAGAGATCTTTTGGAGAGGCGAAGATGTCCATTGAAAAACGAGGTGCCTACCACAAATTGAGGCGTGCCGTCATACTTTGCTTCTGTTTATAATACTCCTTTTTGCAGGACGCTCTTTACCTATTTTCGCAAGTAACTTTGGGCGTTCATCACATTcattcgcaaaaaattttacaccgtGATCTCAAACCGGAAAACATCATGCTAACTGGTCGCCTGGGTGATATTGTGAAGATAGGAGACTTCGGAGTATCCAAGAGTATCCAAGGGTAGTAGTTTTGTGCAgttaacaaaaaacaaacatggcTGTCGTTGATGTACTCGCTTCCGATTATATTTCGGCCATACTATCGTCTTTGACACTCGTCAGTTATCGAGAGCCTATCCACGCCAAACAAGACGATAGCAAGAATTGTTTGGTCACAATTTTACCTTTAACGACAGTctaggaactcaaaatgtGGCTTTGGAAATTCAGCTACATACGTATGATCGATTGTTGCCAGCTGTGGTTTACACTGTTCAGCcgtgatttcttttttatgttcCTGTATTTCATTACAGAACTTTACGATCCGCCACGCTTGCAGGATCCTATTACTTCATGGCTCCGGAAATGCTACGAGGAGAGCCTTGCGATTTCAAATGTGATATTTGGAGCATGGGTGCTATTCTGTACTGGATGGTCACCAACGAACTTCCATTTCAAGCCACGGTACATCTTTAATTTATGTTTTCCTTGTTATGTTTGATTTATGTTatgattctgaaattttttaaactttttatctcttatcgaaaatcatttattttttaacattgatcaaatttatattattcttctattttattaatttcagaaCCTTAAAAACTTGGTTGAGGCTGTGTGTAACTCTAAGATTCAGCCCTTAAAAGCAAATACTTCGCCGGAAGTTGTGAATTTGGTATCAAAAATGCTCCGAAGAAACCCAGCATATCGCCCCAAAACAGATCAGCTTCTTCTATGTCGTTACTTGGTCCAGTATGTGATTCGTGTTCATCTTAATATCGGACGCGTCGCAGTTTCAAATGAGCTTCACCATCGTGGAGCATCGcaaaatttgaacgaaatGAACCCGTTTACaaaatactttcaaaaatactagaaaatctgaaaatggaaatgttttatatctgtaaaaaaattagtttttaaaTAAGTGCACCTATGGATACAAAATTGAGGTGCTATTTTTTAtcgtacaaaataaaaattgaataacagaTAAGTAATGAACAATTCAAATTGGCACCTATCCGCGCGAGAGATCCATTGTCcagaattttcttaaaaatattttcaaaagagtCTAACAGTCGAATAtcgacattaaaaaaaaaaacgaatcgtaACCGCATGCCATTTTGATCATACCCCATTGTAgcaattgattaattattctgCGCTGATATCACAGAAGCTTTTGTTTCACGAACAATACAGAATGCCACAAAGCCGGATACAAGCTCGTAGTAGCTAAGAATGGCGAGCGTAGTATTCAGTATACTTTGTTCtcaatgtgagaaaaaaaatcgaaaatcgatgTCCAAATTAGCGAAGTGGCATCAGTGAACAAAAATTACTccatataattttattgtcaTAACAAGCGGTACGTTTGTTACCGTTACAGGAAAAGCATAGTTTAGTACCGTTACAGATTTAAACCTGGGATCCTTTTCACGCGGACTAGAAAATCCCAGGGAAATTTGTTACGGAATTACGGAATTAAACCTCCACGCGGACGATGCTTGCACTTCGTATTATGGTGCCATGAGTAGGATAGGTATGCGCCTATCCCCCGAACAATGTATGCGGTGATCTATTGTCTATCCAGCATGCGAGTATCGGACCCGAACGTTACGGGGGGACGATGCATGACGGCCGGAAGTGAAGACCGGATAACCACATAGGTTCGATAACACACGATTTTGTACCATTATATACTTTCCATTGGGTATCAGCGCTCCGTCCGAGTCGTATGTCTACCCGGTGTGCTCCGCTGTGTTTATAGAAGAATTCTGATAAAGTAACTGCAGTAGTTGGACCAAGTTGCATAATCAAAATCCAGTGTATGTTTGTGAATGTTTCAAGGATGCGGTGACAATCAATTGTCTTAAATTTGACGAATTGGTCATCGTTCAAACAAATCAGTGTTATTCCGGTCTCTAATGCAAATTGAGATTAACAGATTCAACTAAACAATCGAATAACGATGAGACTGTTAGTGCTGATCTGCTGTTTCTCGAGAGTTCTCACCGCAAATTGGTACCCAGCTGGTGGTCGGGAATTGATACTGGGTGAGCAGGTGGATCTTGTCGGTGTCGATGGCGAATTGCCCGTAGAAAAATCGACTCCAAACTGGATGGAAACGACGCGGGCTGAAGAAGTTGAAAGTGTGGGACTGGACAGCGAAGTCATTCCTATTCAGCCCCCGCTGGGCACGATTGATCCCGTCATCCCTAGAATTCCGGTGAACCAATTGGACCCCGAGAAGCGCAACAGAGCCCGAGAGCCTCCGGACGAAGTTGAACACATCGAACCAAAGCAATGGCCAAGTTCCATCAGACCTCAGGATATTCCGGGCCGGGGTTATCAGACAACGACCCAATTCTCAACGCCTCGCAAGAACTCAAATCCCACAACCCTTGCCCAAAGAAATCCCTCCACGCAGAGGTAAGATGCTGCTTATTGACCCTGCGAAACTAATGTATACTTCCAATTTCGGTGATTCTTTCCATTCAAACTTTCAAGGTATCCACCGGTGACAGATCCTCCTCCAGCGACCGCATCCACCGACGAAGTCTTTTGTGAATTCGGTTCAAACGTCGGACCGACCCTGTGCGAATGGCAGAATGGAGACGGTGCTTTACAATGGAAAGGGGGAACGGGACTCGGGACCAATTGGCTCGGTGGTCCTCCGGTCGACGCGTCCTTGGGTGGAAGCATGGAAGGCGGCTACGCCTTTCTCGAGACGTCGCAAACCCCCGCGAAGGACTCGAAGCCCCGAAGTCCTGGGGGTCTTCTTCACAGCCCGCAACTGAGCAGCACAGGTGTGGTTGGGACTTGTTTCACTTTCAAGTACGCCATGGATGGCCTTAGCTCTGCTGGATTGAGGGTCCTGCTCCACATGGGGTTCGACCCATATTCCTTCAAGAAGGAAACGAGGGATACTGAAAGCGATCAGGACGATGACAACTCTACCCTCGTCGTCCCACCCAGACAGCAACCAACCAGCCTCGCCGAAGAGAGGGTCCTGTGGCATGCGCTTTATTACACTCTAGGAGTATGGCAACAGGCTCGTATCCTCTACACATTTCCGGACATCCATTCggtgaggaaaaaattgatggaaataCCCTTGGAAATCGA contains:
- the LOC124411159 gene encoding serine/threonine-protein kinase Nek8-like, which encodes MTARTTDYKFEALLGSGSFGKVHLVRKRKDRKTFVIKEQDVSQKAKTTYEMALGEIHCLQKMRHPNIIAYHDAWTEGSRIYIRMEYASRGTLRDLLERRRCPLKNEDALYLFSQVTLGVHHIHSQKILHRDLKPENIMLTGRLGDIVKIGDFGVSKSIQGTLRSATLAGSYYFMAPEMLRGEPCDFKCDIWSMGAILYWMVTNELPFQATNLKNLVEAVCNSKIQPLKANTSPEVVNLVSKMLRRNPAYRPKTDQLLLCRYLVQYVIRVHLNIGRVAVSNELHHRGASQNLNEMNPFTKYFQKY